A single window of Providencia alcalifaciens DNA harbors:
- a CDS encoding DUF6232 family protein — protein MEEKDFYSNGNVSITNSRFIVGSTTYAMNGVTSVKRGETNPSKVAPIIMCIIGAIALINGTATSFLVGAILIILGVLWFRAIKPEYIVFLNSASGESQALSSKDRKYIDDVINALNNAIIHRG, from the coding sequence ATGGAAGAAAAAGATTTTTATAGTAATGGTAATGTTAGCATTACTAATTCAAGGTTTATTGTGGGATCAACAACATATGCCATGAATGGAGTGACTTCAGTTAAACGTGGAGAAACGAACCCTTCTAAAGTAGCACCTATCATTATGTGCATTATTGGTGCAATTGCTCTAATAAATGGAACTGCAACCAGCTTCTTGGTTGGCGCTATTTTAATTATTTTAGGTGTATTGTGGTTTAGAGCGATTAAGCCAGAATATATCGTTTTTTTAAACAGTGCATCTGGTGAGTCTCAAGCATTATCAAGTAAGGATCGAAAATATATTGATGATGTTATTAATGCATTAAATAATGCAATTATTCATCGAGGATGA
- the rraB gene encoding ribonuclease E inhibitor RraB, producing the protein MVDKAEFDAQYEETRLIIEELLEDGSDPDALYAIEHHFSADNFELLEKAAVEAFKLGYEVTDAEELEVETGETLLCCDVISESALNAELIDAQVDQLMKLAEKMGVNYDGWGTYFEDPDAEYDDEEGDDERDDESEKRVH; encoded by the coding sequence ATGGTAGATAAAGCTGAATTTGATGCGCAGTACGAAGAAACTCGCCTGATCATTGAAGAGTTACTGGAAGATGGAAGTGATCCTGATGCGCTGTACGCGATTGAGCATCACTTCTCTGCGGACAATTTTGAATTGTTAGAAAAAGCGGCTGTTGAAGCATTCAAACTGGGTTATGAAGTCACTGATGCGGAAGAGCTGGAAGTCGAAACGGGTGAAACCCTACTGTGCTGCGATGTGATCAGTGAAAGCGCATTAAATGCAGAACTGATTGACGCACAAGTGGATCAGCTAATGAAATTAGCAGAAAAAATGGGTGTGAACTACGATGGTTGGGGCACCTATTTTGAAGATCCAGACGCAGAATATGATGATGAAGAGGGTGACGACGAAAGGGATGATGAGTCCGAAAAACGCGTTCACTAA
- the argF gene encoding ornithine carbamoyltransferase has translation MNPLHGKHFLRLLDFTSNDIHALLKLSAWLKSVKKSGTEPPLLSGKNFALIFEKDSTRTRCAFEVGAFDQGARVTYLGPSGSQIGHKETMKDTARVLGRMYDGVQYRGYAQSTVETLALHAGVPVWNGLTNEFHPTQLLADLLTIQEHKPNTPLSDIKFAYLGDARNNMGNSLLEAAALTGMELRLVAPKSCWPEAELIEECQKIAKTTGGKIILTENVAEGVKDADFLYTDVWVSMGEPKEVWAQRIALMKPYQVNMDVIKLTGNPDVKFLHCLPAFHNEDTTLGAQLAKEFNLYGGLEVTEEVFESPYSIVFDQAENRLHTIKAVMVATLTPELPVNLY, from the coding sequence ATGAATCCCCTACATGGAAAGCATTTTTTAAGATTATTGGATTTTACCTCTAACGATATTCATGCATTATTAAAACTCTCCGCTTGGCTAAAATCAGTCAAAAAATCTGGCACTGAGCCACCTTTATTATCGGGTAAGAATTTTGCACTGATCTTCGAGAAAGATTCCACACGGACGCGCTGCGCATTTGAAGTGGGCGCTTTCGATCAAGGTGCGAGAGTCACTTATCTCGGGCCATCTGGCAGCCAGATTGGGCACAAAGAGACCATGAAAGATACCGCCAGAGTGCTGGGGCGGATGTACGATGGTGTGCAATATCGGGGTTACGCACAAAGCACCGTCGAAACATTAGCGCTGCATGCGGGAGTGCCTGTCTGGAATGGTTTAACTAACGAATTCCATCCCACACAGTTATTAGCCGATTTGCTCACCATTCAAGAACATAAACCCAATACGCCGCTTTCTGACATCAAATTCGCCTACCTCGGGGATGCGCGTAACAATATGGGGAATTCTCTGTTAGAAGCCGCCGCATTAACAGGTATGGAACTGCGTTTAGTGGCACCAAAAAGCTGTTGGCCAGAGGCTGAATTAATTGAAGAGTGCCAGAAAATCGCCAAAACCACCGGCGGAAAAATTATTCTGACTGAAAACGTAGCGGAAGGCGTTAAAGACGCTGATTTTCTGTATACCGATGTCTGGGTTTCGATGGGGGAACCTAAAGAAGTGTGGGCTCAGCGCATCGCCTTAATGAAGCCGTACCAAGTGAATATGGACGTGATCAAACTGACAGGTAACCCAGACGTGAAATTCTTGCACTGCCTGCCAGCATTTCATAATGAAGACACCACATTAGGCGCTCAGCTCGCCAAAGAGTTTAATCTTTATGGCGGTCTGGAAGTAACGGAAGAGGTGTTTGAATCCCCTTACAGTATCGTCTTCGACCAAGCGGAAAACCGCCTGCATACTATTAAAGCGGTGATGGTGGCGACCCTCACCCCAGAACTTCCTGTCAATTTGTATTAA
- a CDS encoding MerR family transcriptional regulator — protein sequence MLTVSQLAHRFDLSRSTLLYYEKMGLLTPTFFSENGYRWYGEHEIEQLSKIISYRSYGLSIANIQLLLQSVDTSQAQVLENHFCSLQQEIRKLREQQKAIIELFKKSILSKEKFVNKAKWVEIMIAAGLSKEDMIKWHQKFEEIEPQEHQKFLESLEISAEEIAAIRAL from the coding sequence ATGCTTACAGTCTCTCAATTAGCTCACCGCTTTGATTTATCACGAAGCACCCTTCTTTATTACGAAAAAATGGGTTTACTCACACCCACATTTTTTTCAGAAAATGGCTATCGATGGTACGGCGAGCATGAAATAGAGCAACTTTCTAAGATTATATCCTATCGTTCCTATGGGCTATCAATCGCCAATATTCAGTTGCTTTTACAATCAGTGGATACCTCTCAAGCTCAAGTTTTAGAGAACCATTTTTGTTCATTACAGCAAGAAATCCGTAAATTACGTGAACAACAAAAAGCCATTATTGAGTTGTTTAAAAAATCCATTCTATCTAAGGAGAAGTTTGTGAATAAAGCGAAATGGGTCGAGATCATGATCGCAGCGGGTCTGTCTAAAGAAGATATGATCAAATGGCATCAAAAATTTGAAGAAATAGAGCCTCAAGAACACCAAAAATTTTTAGAGTCACTCGAGATCTCCGCTGAAGAGATAGCCGCTATACGCGCGTTGTAG
- the phnX gene encoding phosphonoacetaldehyde hydrolase: MNRIEAVILDWAGTTVDFGSFAPTQIFIEAFKTAFEIDITLAQARIPMGLGKWQHIEALGKLPEIDAMWQAMFGRSMTSEDIDAIYQTFMPLQIAKVVDFAAPIDGVVETIARLREQGIKIGSCSGYPRAVMEKLVPAAAKLGYQPDYWIASDDLVAGGRPGPWMALQNVIELAVNSVSHCVKVDDAVPGIEEGRNAGMWSIGLAISGNEFGKTWAEYQSMSQGEISPLRQQAADKLYAAGAHYVIDTLADLPRVIDEINTRLAKGKRP; this comes from the coding sequence ATGAACCGTATTGAAGCTGTTATTTTGGATTGGGCGGGAACGACGGTGGATTTTGGCTCTTTTGCGCCGACCCAGATTTTTATCGAAGCGTTCAAAACTGCATTTGAGATTGATATTACACTGGCACAAGCCCGTATCCCGATGGGATTAGGAAAATGGCAACATATTGAAGCGTTAGGAAAATTACCAGAGATTGATGCCATGTGGCAGGCAATGTTTGGGCGCTCAATGACCAGCGAAGATATCGATGCTATCTACCAAACGTTTATGCCATTACAGATTGCCAAAGTTGTCGATTTTGCTGCGCCCATTGATGGGGTTGTAGAGACTATCGCAAGGTTACGTGAGCAGGGGATCAAAATAGGCTCCTGTTCAGGTTACCCAAGGGCGGTGATGGAAAAGTTGGTTCCGGCAGCCGCGAAGTTGGGTTATCAGCCCGATTACTGGATTGCCAGTGATGACCTAGTGGCTGGCGGACGCCCGGGGCCGTGGATGGCGTTGCAAAATGTGATTGAATTGGCGGTCAATTCCGTCTCCCATTGTGTGAAGGTGGATGATGCGGTGCCGGGTATTGAAGAGGGGCGCAATGCGGGAATGTGGAGTATTGGTCTGGCTATTTCGGGTAATGAATTTGGTAAAACATGGGCTGAATATCAAAGCATGAGCCAAGGGGAAATTTCCCCGTTACGTCAGCAGGCTGCGGACAAACTGTATGCGGCGGGTGCGCATTATGTGATTGATACGTTAGCGGATCTTCCTCGTGTGATTGATGAAATCAACACGAGATTAGCAAAAGGTAAAAGACCGTAA
- the phnW gene encoding 2-aminoethylphosphonate--pyruvate transaminase, whose protein sequence is MTTNQYLLLTPGPLTTSQTVKEAMLFDSCTWDDDYNLGVVQRIRQQLVELATTQAGYTSVLLQGSGSYAVEAVLGSVLAPQDKILIVSNGAYGARMAEMAQLMGISHHVYDCGEVAKPDVAAIEHLLQQDSQISHIAMVHCETTTGILNPIEQVAVLAKRYQKRYIVDAMSSFGGIPLDVGALNIDFLISSANKCIQGVPGFGFVIARTCELEKCAGRSRSLSLDLYAQWRCMEEFHGKWRFTSPTHTVLAFAQALKELAQEGGVNARFQRYQQNQRKLVEGMRQLGFRTLLDDDQQSPIISAFYSPDSEDYQFSQFYQQLKAQGFVIYPGKVSKSDCFRIGNIGEVYPHNIDALLVAIKNAMYWKNKD, encoded by the coding sequence ATGACAACAAATCAATATCTGCTGTTAACGCCGGGGCCTTTGACGACGTCACAAACTGTGAAAGAGGCAATGCTGTTTGATAGCTGCACATGGGACGATGATTACAACTTGGGTGTGGTGCAACGTATTCGTCAGCAGTTAGTCGAATTAGCAACAACACAAGCGGGGTATACCAGTGTGTTACTCCAAGGGAGTGGGAGCTACGCCGTGGAAGCGGTGCTGGGTTCTGTACTTGCGCCGCAAGATAAAATCCTGATTGTCAGCAATGGCGCTTATGGCGCACGCATGGCAGAAATGGCGCAATTGATGGGTATTTCTCACCATGTTTATGATTGCGGTGAAGTGGCAAAACCCGATGTGGCGGCGATTGAGCACCTTCTACAGCAAGATAGCCAAATCAGCCATATTGCGATGGTGCATTGTGAAACCACCACTGGGATTTTGAACCCGATAGAGCAAGTGGCGGTATTAGCCAAGCGCTATCAAAAACGCTATATCGTGGATGCGATGAGCAGTTTCGGAGGGATCCCTCTGGATGTGGGGGCGCTGAATATTGATTTTCTGATCAGCTCGGCCAACAAATGTATCCAAGGGGTTCCGGGGTTTGGGTTTGTGATAGCCCGTACCTGCGAATTGGAAAAATGTGCAGGGCGCTCCCGTTCCTTGTCCCTTGACCTGTATGCGCAATGGCGCTGCATGGAGGAATTTCATGGAAAATGGCGCTTTACTTCCCCAACACACACGGTGCTGGCTTTCGCTCAAGCCTTGAAAGAGCTAGCCCAAGAAGGTGGCGTGAATGCCCGTTTCCAGCGTTATCAGCAAAATCAGCGCAAGCTGGTGGAAGGTATGCGCCAGTTAGGATTTCGCACGTTATTAGATGATGACCAACAATCGCCGATTATCTCCGCATTTTACTCACCAGACTCCGAAGATTATCAATTCAGCCAATTTTATCAGCAGCTTAAAGCCCAAGGGTTTGTGATCTATCCGGGTAAGGTTTCAAAAAGCGATTGTTTCCGCATTGGCAATATTGGGGAAGTGTATCCACACAATATTGATGCGCTATTGGTGGCAATTAAGAATGCTATGTATTGGAAAAATAAGGATTAA
- the phnR gene encoding phosphonate utilization transcriptional regulator PhnR, with amino-acid sequence MDEQPQYLLIKAQLQARIQSGALKSGDKLPSERELCAIFNTTRVTIRESLAQLESSGAIYRSERRGWFVTPERLWLDPTQNTNFHKLCLEQSRQPKTKLLEGKVVTVPVEAMTPLQLQPFEQIYLLTRLRYADDRAVCYSENHCLPARVPELLSHDLNGSLTEVYEQHYGLIYTSMHLSFYPTAMPPQAASALRVAVGRPALLLQRLNYDQHGRILDYDVEYWRHDSLRIEVDTL; translated from the coding sequence ATGGATGAACAGCCACAGTACCTTCTTATCAAAGCTCAATTACAAGCAAGAATTCAGAGCGGCGCGCTGAAAAGTGGCGATAAACTGCCCTCTGAGCGCGAACTGTGTGCCATCTTCAATACCACGCGCGTCACTATTAGAGAAAGCTTGGCACAGCTAGAATCTAGCGGTGCCATTTACCGTTCTGAACGCCGTGGCTGGTTTGTGACTCCCGAGCGTTTATGGCTTGATCCAACACAAAATACCAACTTCCATAAACTGTGTTTAGAACAAAGCCGCCAACCCAAAACCAAGTTGTTAGAGGGAAAAGTCGTCACTGTGCCTGTCGAAGCCATGACGCCACTGCAATTGCAGCCTTTCGAACAAATTTACCTGCTCACTCGCCTGCGTTATGCGGATGACCGCGCCGTTTGCTACAGTGAAAACCATTGTCTTCCCGCTCGAGTACCTGAGCTATTAAGCCATGATTTGAATGGCAGCCTCACCGAAGTGTATGAACAGCACTACGGGTTGATTTATACCAGTATGCACTTATCATTTTATCCCACAGCCATGCCACCGCAGGCGGCCAGCGCATTAAGGGTTGCAGTCGGTCGTCCAGCCCTGCTATTGCAACGTTTAAACTACGATCAGCACGGGCGAATTCTGGATTATGATGTGGAATATTGGCGTCATGATAGCCTACGAATCGAGGTAGATACCCTCTAA
- the phnS gene encoding 2-aminoethylphosphonate ABC transporter substrate-binding protein, giving the protein MKPTPLAVLLLAALSSTSVWAAPVVTVYSADGLHDGNNSWYQAQFNAFTQQTGIKVQYVEGGSGAIVERLAKERTNPQADVLVTVPPFIQRAAKTELLAKFTPDAAVSIPNSTEYYTPIVNNYLTFIYNDKLLKAPPATWNELLDARFKNKLQYSTPGQAGDGTAVMLQVFHSFGGKEAGFDYLGKLQANNVGPSASTGKLTALVNKGELYIANGDLQMNLSQMERNPNVKIFWPADGKGERSALVLPYVVGLVNNGPETENGKKLINFLLDKQAQSHVSELSWGMPVRSDLTPNDPQFHKATEILKGVKTWQPNWDDVAASLSNDITRWHKVTESE; this is encoded by the coding sequence ATGAAACCTACCCCTCTTGCTGTGTTACTCCTTGCCGCCCTGAGCTCTACCTCAGTTTGGGCTGCGCCTGTCGTCACGGTTTACTCCGCAGATGGTCTTCATGATGGCAATAACAGCTGGTATCAGGCTCAGTTTAATGCCTTTACTCAGCAAACAGGGATTAAAGTGCAGTACGTCGAAGGTGGCTCAGGTGCCATCGTTGAGCGTTTAGCCAAAGAGCGCACTAACCCGCAAGCGGATGTGCTCGTCACCGTTCCCCCATTTATCCAACGTGCCGCCAAAACTGAATTGCTGGCAAAATTCACGCCAGATGCCGCGGTAAGTATTCCTAACTCAACGGAGTACTACACCCCCATCGTGAATAACTACCTAACCTTTATCTATAACGACAAACTGCTAAAAGCTCCACCAGCAACGTGGAATGAACTCCTCGACGCCCGTTTTAAAAATAAGCTGCAATACTCCACACCGGGACAAGCGGGAGATGGTACCGCCGTCATGCTGCAAGTGTTTCATAGCTTTGGTGGCAAAGAGGCCGGTTTTGATTACCTCGGTAAGCTACAAGCCAACAACGTCGGCCCATCCGCCTCAACAGGGAAATTAACCGCGTTAGTCAACAAAGGCGAGCTGTACATCGCAAATGGTGATTTGCAGATGAATCTTTCCCAAATGGAACGCAATCCGAACGTGAAAATCTTTTGGCCCGCCGATGGAAAAGGCGAACGCAGCGCGCTGGTTCTGCCTTATGTGGTTGGCTTAGTAAACAACGGTCCTGAAACTGAAAATGGCAAAAAGCTGATTAACTTTCTGTTAGACAAACAAGCCCAAAGCCACGTTAGCGAACTGTCATGGGGAATGCCTGTACGCTCAGATTTGACGCCAAACGATCCACAATTCCACAAAGCCACTGAAATCCTCAAAGGCGTCAAAACATGGCAACCGAATTGGGACGATGTTGCAGCGTCCCTTTCGAACGATATTACCCGTTGGCACAAAGTCACCGAAAGCGAGTAA
- the phnT gene encoding 2-aminoethylphosphonate ABC transport system ATP-binding subunit PhnT, whose product MLMKRKTETPSPRTDHSGIVLESLRVSYHNNVVLKPLSLTIEPGEILVLIGPSGSGKTTVLRSIAGFAQPDSGRILMGDTDITHLPPYQRGLGMVVQNYALFPHMKVEDNVAFGLRAQKQPKALVKERVAEALNIVGMSDYAARYPHQLSGGQQQRVAIARAIAVRPRVLLLDEPLSALDAQIRHNMVEEIARLHRELPELTILYVTHDQTEALALGNKIGIMKDGYLVAHGEKNALYHRPPNRFAAEFLGRANILSATTLGFSSVPAQVSVSCGGTLIEAQTQGMQHNSHKLICIRPQHISLTPREDTSNQLHATLQSIRWQGDITHLLCDVAGEKVTVAVTHLSPLPQAGDKLTLWFSPSDTVLIEE is encoded by the coding sequence ATGTTGATGAAAAGAAAGACAGAAACACCAAGCCCGCGCACTGACCATTCAGGCATTGTGCTGGAGTCTTTACGGGTTTCTTACCATAACAATGTGGTGCTTAAGCCGTTATCTCTGACCATCGAACCTGGTGAAATACTGGTGTTGATTGGCCCTTCAGGCTCCGGTAAAACCACCGTGTTACGGTCAATCGCGGGTTTTGCACAACCGGACAGCGGGCGCATTTTAATGGGTGACACGGATATCACCCACCTTCCCCCGTATCAACGGGGGCTCGGCATGGTAGTACAGAACTACGCCCTCTTCCCGCATATGAAAGTGGAAGATAATGTTGCCTTTGGTTTACGCGCCCAAAAACAGCCTAAAGCGCTGGTCAAAGAGCGCGTGGCGGAGGCATTAAACATTGTCGGTATGAGCGACTATGCCGCTCGTTATCCGCACCAGTTATCCGGTGGACAGCAGCAGCGCGTTGCCATCGCTCGCGCCATAGCCGTTCGCCCTCGAGTGCTTTTGCTCGATGAGCCGTTATCTGCCCTCGATGCCCAAATTCGCCATAATATGGTGGAAGAGATTGCAAGGCTGCACCGCGAATTACCTGAGCTAACCATTTTGTACGTCACCCATGATCAAACCGAAGCCCTCGCTTTAGGGAATAAAATTGGCATCATGAAAGATGGCTATTTGGTGGCACACGGGGAGAAAAATGCCCTGTATCATCGCCCGCCTAACCGCTTTGCCGCCGAGTTTTTAGGGCGCGCCAATATTTTGTCTGCAACCACCTTGGGCTTTTCTTCAGTACCTGCCCAAGTCAGTGTGAGCTGTGGCGGTACGCTCATTGAAGCGCAAACCCAAGGAATGCAGCACAACAGCCACAAATTAATCTGTATTCGCCCACAGCATATTAGCCTCACCCCACGAGAAGATACCTCAAACCAGTTACACGCCACCTTACAGTCCATCCGCTGGCAGGGGGATATTACCCATTTATTGTGTGATGTTGCGGGGGAAAAAGTGACGGTCGCTGTTACCCATTTATCCCCGTTACCGCAAGCAGGCGATAAACTCACACTGTGGTTTTCTCCCTCTGATACTGTGTTGATTGAGGAATAA
- the phnU gene encoding 2-aminoethylphosphonate ABC transporter permease subunit — protein sequence MSAINLSKPSSINLKPFYWIAPPLLVLATLFFYPLMLIGEQAIQSPTGGLSLETFWQVIESRRFISGLFNTLQIAFFATLGCLVLGSVLSLILVFIPFPGSRFITQVIDTFIALPTFLITLAFTFIYGSAGLLNGTLMALFDFELPPVDFLYSINGVILAEITVFTPLVMRPLMAALRQIDKNQLEAASILGAHPARVISQVIFPAALPALLAGGSLCLLLTTNEFGIVLFIGAKGVNTLPMMVYSKAILESDYSVACMIALINILLSVGLFSLYRMATTRFGVKK from the coding sequence ATGTCGGCTATCAACCTGTCTAAGCCATCATCCATAAACCTAAAACCGTTTTATTGGATAGCGCCACCGCTGCTCGTTTTAGCGACGTTATTTTTTTACCCACTGATGCTGATTGGTGAGCAAGCCATTCAAAGCCCCACTGGCGGCTTAAGCTTAGAAACGTTCTGGCAAGTGATTGAATCTCGCCGATTTATTAGCGGGCTATTCAATACACTACAAATTGCCTTTTTTGCCACCCTAGGTTGCTTGGTGCTTGGCTCGGTTCTATCCCTGATTCTGGTGTTTATTCCTTTTCCCGGAAGCCGTTTTATTACCCAAGTCATTGATACTTTTATCGCACTGCCGACGTTTCTGATCACTCTCGCGTTTACCTTTATTTATGGTTCGGCGGGGTTACTTAATGGCACATTAATGGCGCTGTTTGATTTTGAACTGCCTCCCGTGGACTTTTTATACTCAATTAATGGCGTGATTTTGGCGGAGATCACTGTCTTTACGCCGCTGGTGATGCGCCCACTCATGGCGGCACTGCGCCAAATCGATAAGAACCAGTTAGAAGCCGCCAGCATTTTAGGGGCACACCCTGCCCGCGTTATCAGCCAAGTGATTTTCCCTGCGGCGCTTCCTGCATTACTCGCAGGTGGCAGCTTATGTTTGCTGCTGACCACCAACGAATTTGGCATCGTGCTGTTTATCGGGGCAAAAGGAGTGAATACCTTGCCGATGATGGTCTACAGCAAAGCGATTCTAGAATCTGATTACAGCGTCGCATGCATGATAGCGCTGATTAATATTTTACTGTCTGTCGGGCTATTTAGCCTGTATCGCATGGCAACAACCCGTTTCGGAGTGAAAAAATAA
- the phnV gene encoding 2-aminoethylphosphonate ABC transport system, membrane component PhnV, translated as MLIWTKTGRAISTAIAITLFSCLFLLPLVMILMSSFSQQWNSILPTGFTFEHFVNAFQGPAWEAILSSLMIGFCASLFALFCGLWAALALRRHSARIQKYLGIAFYLPSAIPSVSIGLGILVAFSQGYLQMNGTFWIVFSAHFVLISAFTFSNVSTGLTRISADIENVAFSLGASPWYRLCHVTLPLLMPWMISAVALSLSLSLGELGATMMLYPPGWATLPVSIFSLTDRGNIADGSALTIVLVAITLLLMMKLERVAKRLGQR; from the coding sequence ATGTTAATTTGGACTAAAACTGGGCGAGCCATTTCAACCGCCATCGCCATCACGCTGTTTTCTTGCTTGTTTTTGCTGCCATTGGTGATGATTTTAATGTCCAGCTTTAGCCAACAATGGAACAGTATTTTGCCAACTGGCTTTACCTTCGAACATTTTGTGAATGCGTTTCAAGGGCCCGCATGGGAAGCAATTTTATCCAGCCTAATGATTGGCTTTTGCGCCAGTCTATTTGCGCTGTTTTGCGGTTTGTGGGCAGCCCTTGCCTTACGCCGCCATAGCGCCCGAATACAAAAATATCTGGGGATCGCGTTCTATTTACCGAGTGCCATTCCATCGGTGTCGATTGGATTAGGGATTTTAGTGGCATTTAGCCAAGGCTATTTGCAGATGAACGGCACCTTTTGGATTGTGTTTTCCGCTCATTTTGTTCTGATTTCAGCATTCACCTTCAGCAATGTCTCGACTGGGTTAACCCGCATTTCCGCAGATATTGAGAATGTGGCATTCAGTTTAGGTGCTTCCCCGTGGTATCGCCTGTGCCATGTCACCCTACCGCTATTGATGCCGTGGATGATTTCCGCTGTCGCCTTGAGCCTGTCATTATCCCTCGGAGAATTAGGTGCCACGATGATGCTGTATCCCCCAGGCTGGGCAACTTTGCCAGTGTCAATTTTCAGCCTTACCGACCGAGGAAATATCGCCGACGGTTCCGCACTGACCATCGTCCTCGTGGCGATCACGCTGTTGTTGATGATGAAGCTGGAGAGAGTGGCAAAGAGATTGGGGCAGAGGTAA
- a CDS encoding type II toxin-antitoxin system VapC family toxin, with amino-acid sequence MTKLYMLDTNICSFIMREQPMYLLQRLQDCVMHRHSIVISAITYSEMRFGAIGKKASLKHNFLVDAFCERLDGVLTWDKDAIDATTAIKKALSEAGTPIGNNDTAIAGHALATNSILVTNNTREFSRVLGLKLEDWLQP; translated from the coding sequence GTGACAAAACTCTACATGCTTGATACCAATATTTGCTCTTTCATTATGAGAGAGCAACCCATGTATCTACTACAGAGACTGCAAGATTGTGTTATGCATCGACATTCTATTGTTATTTCTGCGATTACTTATTCAGAAATGCGCTTTGGGGCGATAGGTAAAAAAGCCTCACTTAAGCATAATTTTTTAGTCGATGCATTTTGTGAGCGTCTTGATGGCGTTCTTACTTGGGATAAAGATGCAATTGATGCAACAACGGCAATTAAGAAAGCATTATCGGAAGCCGGAACGCCTATTGGCAATAATGATACTGCAATAGCCGGTCATGCATTAGCAACTAACTCTATATTGGTGACTAACAATACCCGAGAGTTTTCACGAGTATTGGGATTGAAACTAGAAGATTGGTTGCAGCCATAG
- the vapB gene encoding type II toxin-antitoxin system VapB family antitoxin encodes MVTKIVAVFKNGNNRAVRLPKDIDFEGVNELEISREGNRIILRPVKPNWLSLRDEDKADKDFLLEREDVIEDGRIVL; translated from the coding sequence ATGGTAACTAAAATTGTTGCTGTATTTAAAAATGGTAATAATCGCGCAGTTCGTTTACCTAAAGATATTGATTTTGAAGGTGTAAATGAATTAGAGATTAGTCGTGAAGGGAATCGTATTATTCTTCGTCCAGTCAAACCTAATTGGCTATCACTAAGAGATGAAGATAAAGCAGACAAAGATTTCTTACTTGAACGTGAAGACGTGATTGAAGATGGAAGGATAGTTTTGTGA